One part of the Bdellovibrio bacteriovorus genome encodes these proteins:
- a CDS encoding TonB family protein: MKKSPTFRKYIVLSLLLHFVVVGGFYITSLLKEEAPLKETVSIDFLTPEQLQQFAQAEKALQKKALQVPANQIVEQSETSANEEEVDTRFLSAKNQKVNKQTIAAERGQFQNTKKDQAVKSGPKGDGRQKNVAKSEESQKQIAKDLFKGFDANEAIERQKLADQKTGLGEGRGTGEQNTGTGAEASQSNDYIKDVEVGLETLLNTREFKYYSYYNRIRKQLSQHWEGRVRDKLSKMFKEGRAPAAANQDRITKLMIVLNDKGTLVRVQVLSDSGVQDLDDAAIEAFRAAAPFPNPPKGIVEGDGTVKIRWDFVLET, translated from the coding sequence ATGAAGAAGTCACCGACTTTCAGAAAATATATTGTGCTGTCCCTGCTTCTGCACTTTGTGGTCGTAGGAGGCTTTTACATCACGAGTTTGCTAAAAGAAGAAGCCCCCCTGAAAGAGACTGTCAGTATTGATTTTCTGACGCCGGAACAATTGCAACAATTTGCCCAAGCTGAAAAAGCCCTGCAAAAAAAGGCTTTGCAGGTGCCTGCCAATCAGATTGTAGAGCAAAGCGAGACCTCTGCGAATGAGGAAGAGGTCGACACGCGCTTCCTTTCCGCCAAAAACCAGAAGGTTAACAAGCAAACTATCGCCGCTGAACGTGGTCAGTTCCAGAACACCAAAAAAGACCAGGCGGTAAAATCGGGTCCAAAAGGTGACGGCCGCCAGAAGAATGTGGCCAAATCTGAAGAGTCCCAAAAGCAAATCGCCAAAGATCTTTTCAAAGGTTTTGATGCCAATGAAGCGATCGAAAGACAGAAGCTTGCCGACCAAAAAACTGGACTGGGTGAAGGTCGTGGTACCGGTGAACAAAACACCGGAACAGGCGCTGAGGCCAGCCAATCCAACGATTATATTAAAGACGTTGAAGTGGGTCTTGAGACTTTGCTGAACACCCGCGAGTTCAAGTATTACTCTTACTACAACCGCATCCGCAAGCAGTTGTCCCAGCACTGGGAAGGCCGCGTGCGTGATAAACTGAGCAAAATGTTCAAAGAAGGCCGTGCTCCCGCTGCTGCCAACCAGGACCGCATCACTAAACTGATGATTGTTCTGAATGACAAAGGCACCCTGGTTCGCGTGCAGGTCTTGAGCGACTCTGGCGTGCAGGATCTTGATGACGCTGCCATTGAGGCTTTCCGCGCTGCTGCTCCATTCCCGAATCCGCCAAAAGGCATCGTGGAAGGTGATGGCACTGTGAAAATCCGCTGGGACTTTGTTCTGGAAACCTAA
- a CDS encoding M23 family metallopeptidase, with translation MDKKKVTLFIVSNQTGKTRKLVLSAAWLKAISFISAIVIIIFAAGLVDYFGLLLQAMENKRLKAENAQLIKQFQVVESKVSALENSLERVKTFTTKLKLITNVDADDRITKLTMGPKPAAGQPVEEYEPMEQRESTDVLEEQDQVFANKKPLNDQQGELANENADKDYASLVVRIDKAVKETQLKEQSVIDLWESLSERQSLLNSTPNMKPAKGWITSRFGYRVSPFTGKTALHAGLDIAAAPGSPVYAPADGVIVFASYDESYGKLITIDYGYGVTTRFGHLSQIYVQVGQRVNKWDVVGAVGNTGRSTGPHLHYEVRINGTAVDPINYILDE, from the coding sequence TTGGATAAAAAGAAGGTCACGCTGTTTATTGTGAGCAATCAGACGGGGAAAACCCGTAAGCTTGTGCTCTCGGCTGCCTGGCTTAAAGCCATCTCCTTTATTTCCGCCATCGTTATCATCATTTTTGCCGCCGGTCTGGTGGACTATTTCGGTCTGCTGTTGCAGGCCATGGAAAACAAACGTCTTAAAGCTGAAAATGCTCAGCTGATTAAACAGTTCCAGGTGGTTGAAAGTAAAGTCAGCGCCTTGGAAAACTCTTTGGAGCGCGTAAAGACCTTCACCACCAAGTTGAAATTGATCACGAACGTCGATGCCGACGACCGTATCACCAAGCTGACCATGGGTCCGAAGCCTGCTGCCGGTCAGCCGGTGGAAGAATACGAACCGATGGAGCAGCGTGAAAGCACCGACGTTCTGGAAGAACAGGATCAGGTCTTTGCCAACAAAAAGCCTTTGAACGATCAACAGGGTGAACTGGCCAACGAAAATGCGGATAAAGACTACGCCTCTTTGGTGGTTCGTATCGACAAGGCCGTGAAAGAAACCCAGTTGAAAGAACAAAGTGTCATTGATCTTTGGGAAAGTCTTTCCGAGCGCCAGAGCTTGCTGAACTCCACGCCGAACATGAAACCTGCCAAGGGCTGGATCACCTCACGTTTTGGTTATCGTGTGTCTCCGTTCACGGGTAAGACCGCCTTGCATGCGGGTCTGGACATCGCCGCGGCGCCGGGTTCACCGGTTTATGCTCCGGCTGACGGGGTTATCGTCTTTGCCAGTTACGATGAGTCTTACGGTAAGCTGATCACCATCGATTACGGTTATGGAGTGACGACTCGTTTTGGTCACTTGTCACAGATCTATGTTCAAGTCGGCCAGCGCGTGAACAAGTGGGACGTTGTGGGCGCGGTGGGTAACACCGGACGTTCAACAGGCCCTCATTTGCACTATGAAGTCCGCATTAACGGTACCGCCGTAGATCCAATCAACTACATCTTAGACGAATAG
- a CDS encoding Stp1/IreP family PP2C-type Ser/Thr phosphatase gives MKFDSWYLTDKGLRRDSNQDSCLINRELGLFIVADGMGGHMGGEVASSMAVETVEEIMLQPEATRKSPREVILQAYEEASKRIFDKAANERPELAGMGTTMVMAYIRGKHLYVGNVGDSRCYLFKRPNLWQITEDHSLINEQLRAGVMSEEQVRQFVGRNVITRSVGYEREVYPDIIEREIFPGEIFLMCSDGLSGLVEDGRISEILNQNTPDKAVKACVEQALANGGDDNVTVMLVHFHE, from the coding sequence ATGAAATTTGACTCGTGGTATCTGACAGATAAAGGTCTTCGTCGTGATTCGAACCAGGATTCCTGTTTAATCAATCGGGAATTGGGTTTGTTCATTGTGGCGGATGGAATGGGTGGCCATATGGGCGGCGAAGTCGCTTCCAGCATGGCGGTGGAGACGGTCGAAGAAATCATGCTTCAGCCGGAAGCCACAAGAAAATCACCTCGCGAAGTGATTCTGCAGGCTTACGAAGAGGCTTCAAAACGCATCTTTGACAAGGCGGCGAATGAACGTCCCGAACTTGCCGGTATGGGCACCACCATGGTGATGGCTTATATCCGCGGCAAACATCTTTACGTCGGAAACGTCGGCGATTCCCGCTGTTATCTTTTCAAGCGCCCGAACCTTTGGCAGATCACGGAAGACCATTCCCTGATCAATGAGCAGTTGCGCGCCGGCGTGATGAGCGAAGAGCAGGTGCGCCAGTTTGTGGGGCGAAATGTCATCACCCGCAGCGTGGGTTATGAGCGCGAAGTTTATCCTGATATCATTGAGCGCGAGATCTTCCCTGGGGAAATTTTCCTCATGTGCTCCGACGGACTTTCCGGTTTGGTGGAAGACGGAAGAATTTCTGAGATTTTAAATCAAAATACACCTGACAAAGCCGTTAAAGCCTGTGTAGAACAAGCCCTGGCAAATGGTGGAGATGACAACGTCACAGTGATGCTGGTGCATTTCCACGAATAA
- a CDS encoding HD domain-containing protein — MEIRDPVHGSIYYSEQEVAVLDTAEYQRLRAIKQLGYAEFSFPGATHNRYIHSVGVGHLAGETFDAIFRVYPFSKPSVKTRFRQVLRLGALLHDVGHGPLSHTTEQVMPHLSELKIQLYKEQEQYGEEAHTVMNHNRRANHEDYTIKYVTDSAISETLRTNFPDIQPIHVACLIDKALHCPDDFFVDNGVDFRPILSQLVSSELDVDRMDYLERDSYFCGTNYGKIDLSWLIQNMTFHRRENKMYLGLNRRALYSFDDFLISRHHMHLMVYCHHKSIIYEEMLNRYLTSPDCTFVLPGDINEYTKYNDYRLHEHLSGANNPWAQRIAQRKPFKVLIEQHNTAESESPEAIKKALEADGIEVIRTSSKARLSKYHTASPEERALQIYVVDQYDRWAQPSPINQTTEIFQRYEGARIIDRIYVAPENLRQAELILKSLKL, encoded by the coding sequence ATGGAAATTCGCGATCCCGTTCACGGCTCTATTTACTACTCTGAACAGGAAGTCGCCGTGCTTGATACGGCAGAATATCAGCGCCTGAGAGCAATCAAACAGCTTGGTTATGCCGAGTTCAGCTTCCCGGGTGCGACTCACAACCGCTACATTCACTCTGTCGGCGTGGGCCATCTTGCCGGTGAAACATTCGATGCGATTTTCCGCGTTTATCCGTTCTCAAAACCCTCAGTCAAAACCCGCTTCCGTCAGGTGTTGCGCCTGGGGGCTTTGCTTCACGATGTGGGCCACGGTCCCCTGAGCCACACCACAGAGCAAGTGATGCCGCATTTGTCAGAGCTGAAGATTCAGCTTTACAAAGAACAAGAACAATACGGCGAAGAGGCGCACACAGTGATGAATCACAACCGTCGCGCCAATCACGAAGACTATACAATTAAATACGTCACGGATTCTGCGATCTCCGAAACCCTGCGCACGAACTTCCCCGACATTCAGCCGATCCACGTGGCGTGCCTGATCGACAAGGCCCTGCACTGCCCGGATGATTTCTTTGTCGACAATGGCGTCGACTTCCGCCCGATCCTGTCCCAACTGGTTTCCAGCGAGCTGGATGTGGACCGCATGGACTATCTTGAGCGTGACAGTTATTTCTGCGGAACGAACTACGGAAAAATCGATCTGTCCTGGCTGATTCAGAACATGACCTTCCACCGTCGTGAAAACAAAATGTATCTGGGACTGAATCGCCGTGCGCTTTATTCCTTCGATGACTTCCTGATTTCCCGTCACCACATGCACTTGATGGTTTATTGCCATCACAAGAGCATCATCTATGAGGAAATGCTGAACCGTTATCTGACTTCGCCGGATTGCACCTTCGTGCTGCCGGGGGATATTAACGAATACACCAAGTACAACGACTATCGCCTGCACGAGCATCTGTCCGGCGCCAACAACCCGTGGGCACAAAGAATCGCGCAAAGAAAACCGTTCAAGGTTCTGATTGAGCAGCACAACACGGCGGAATCTGAAAGCCCGGAAGCCATCAAAAAAGCCCTGGAAGCTGACGGTATTGAAGTGATCCGCACCAGTTCCAAGGCGCGTCTGTCGAAGTATCACACGGCTTCCCCGGAAGAGCGTGCACTACAGATTTATGTGGTGGACCAGTATGACCGCTGGGCGCAGCCGTCCCCGATCAATCAGACGACAGAGATCTTCCAGCGCTACGAAGGCGCTCGTATCATCGACCGTATCTATGTAGCTCCGGAAAATCTAAGACAGGCAGAACTGATTCTGAAAAGCCTGAAACTGTAA
- a CDS encoding acetyl-CoA C-acetyltransferase, whose protein sequence is MEKIVFISGKRTPFGAFGGSLKDVSATDLGVAAAKATLEQAGLSADKIDHVVFGNVVQSGADAAYLPRHIGLKTGVPVAVGAFAVNRLCGSGFQSWVNAVQMIQCGEATAVLAGGVEQMSQIPYVARKVRFDGMRMGNFELEDLMTSALTDAYAKMPMAITAENLAVKYGITREESDKYSIQSQQRFHAAVEKGFMKQEICPVTVEGRKGTVVIEKDEHPKPDSTLEKLATLKPVFKKDGIVTAAAASGIVDGAACSLLMSESKAKELGMKPMARIVSYASVGCDPTIMGIGPAGAARLALQKAGLTLDQMDLVEVNEAFAAQYLAVEKELKLDPAKTNVNGGAIAVGHPLGASGTRIMNHLVYELHRRNAKYALGSACIGGGQGIAIIIERI, encoded by the coding sequence ATGGAAAAAATCGTATTTATCTCTGGAAAAAGAACTCCCTTCGGAGCCTTCGGCGGCTCTTTGAAGGATGTATCAGCAACGGATCTGGGTGTCGCTGCCGCTAAAGCGACTCTGGAACAAGCCGGTCTATCTGCAGACAAGATTGATCACGTGGTTTTTGGCAACGTGGTTCAGTCCGGTGCAGATGCAGCTTATCTTCCAAGACACATTGGTTTGAAAACCGGCGTGCCGGTCGCAGTGGGCGCCTTTGCGGTCAACCGTCTGTGTGGCAGTGGTTTCCAGTCCTGGGTGAATGCGGTGCAGATGATCCAGTGTGGGGAAGCCACAGCGGTTCTTGCCGGTGGTGTCGAGCAAATGTCCCAGATTCCTTATGTGGCCCGCAAAGTCCGCTTTGATGGCATGCGCATGGGGAACTTCGAACTGGAAGATCTAATGACCTCTGCATTGACTGACGCTTACGCAAAGATGCCAATGGCGATCACCGCCGAAAATCTGGCGGTGAAATACGGTATCACCCGCGAAGAATCTGACAAGTATTCCATCCAGTCCCAGCAGCGCTTCCATGCCGCGGTCGAAAAAGGTTTCATGAAACAGGAAATCTGTCCGGTCACAGTTGAAGGCCGTAAGGGCACTGTGGTTATTGAAAAAGACGAGCATCCTAAACCGGATTCCACTTTGGAAAAATTGGCAACGCTAAAGCCTGTCTTCAAAAAAGACGGGATTGTGACAGCGGCGGCGGCGTCTGGAATTGTTGACGGGGCGGCTTGTTCTTTGTTGATGAGCGAATCCAAAGCCAAAGAACTGGGTATGAAACCAATGGCGCGTATCGTGAGTTACGCTTCCGTTGGTTGTGACCCGACAATCATGGGTATTGGTCCTGCGGGCGCAGCAAGACTGGCTTTGCAAAAAGCCGGACTGACTCTGGATCAAATGGATCTGGTGGAAGTGAATGAAGCTTTTGCGGCCCAGTATCTGGCGGTGGAAAAGGAACTGAAGCTGGATCCGGCAAAAACCAACGTCAATGGTGGTGCGATTGCTGTCGGTCACCCTTTGGGCGCTTCCGGTACCCGCATCATGAATCACTTGGTTTACGAGCTTCATCGCCGTAACGCCAAGTATGCGCTGGGCTCTGCTTGTATTGGCGGCGGTCAGGGTATTGCGATCATCATCGAAAGAATCTAA
- a CDS encoding pyruvate dehydrogenase, with protein sequence MDNTNLKNAKPEVLDSIARRAHYLATQMIWQANHRPDKEKGDPKIGGHPAGCASSLHIMGALHLLVKSGFDHIANKPHASPTDHAYNYLLDNLLKSDLSKLSLEEANQAMHGLRKFSNGDEYVFQSYHSAYDPDQHNFFPSGSVGIPPVEAGYMALAYRYAAEHGYDVPKDAHFWAVCGDSEFREGSMYEAVPDFSEREIGNLTWILDYNRQSLDGHRLVNNAILGGTDADRVERTMAANGWEVIQVRHGGKREALFAKKEGEAFKNFLEKELTDYDLQALLLVHDLKLLKDTLAKDYPSLKKFLAATADQDVYEALRDFGGHDMMSLAKAMMKSKESKRKPTIIIAHTLKGWGLKAAAQQGNHSSLPHEDEVEELRAKQGITGNTLYARFDDKSVEGKFLAARGEKIYADIKAQNALKAKNQEFFLTKLAEFGDMPSSLEINTKMTSYPHTQWMLGQLTAKLTRISNTSLNESELKAGQKALTDNEKPFKLPGELFISMAPDVGTSTNLNPAMDGKIFGAQEVQDIEAELGVKDGKLPDLVPGEDVTDRFLRFEIAEGNVMSCVGAFGKMRDIVGVPIIPLMTVYDFFLKRALDQYFYNLYWKSSFICVGTPSGVTLSPEGAQHGWKSDVQIPNQITWEPYFCQELDWIMVDAIRRHVLNDNAGRSGVLLRLVTRGAEQKDFTKYLSKQARFKVGLEGKLSRAEFPVAGAVNEEEVAAMSEAEMFAVVREEVLKGAYFLIDYRGYAGYEPGDNVINIFAMGALVAEAMKASEALLARGIYANVIVVTSSDLLTGIQAHENDYHYLRNELGINADLYLKKAEEISSGDLITVAGRRIPVVSVHDGEAGLLDNLGSIIGVRQECLAVRKHSKCGRPSEIFKYHHLDDASIVEACGKVLSETALEKVMVSEQALGEANQASHKAAHWTDLWPSATHSQKH encoded by the coding sequence GTGGATAACACTAATCTCAAAAACGCAAAACCTGAGGTTCTGGACTCTATCGCTAGACGCGCCCATTACCTAGCTACCCAGATGATCTGGCAAGCCAATCATCGCCCGGACAAAGAAAAAGGCGATCCTAAAATCGGTGGTCACCCTGCCGGTTGCGCAAGCTCCCTGCACATCATGGGTGCGCTGCACCTGTTGGTAAAATCCGGTTTCGATCACATCGCGAACAAACCGCATGCTTCCCCAACAGACCACGCTTACAACTATCTTTTGGACAATTTGCTGAAGTCCGATCTTTCCAAACTGTCTTTGGAAGAAGCCAACCAGGCTATGCACGGTCTGCGCAAGTTCTCTAACGGTGACGAATATGTATTCCAATCCTACCACTCTGCGTATGACCCGGATCAACACAACTTCTTCCCGTCTGGCTCTGTGGGCATTCCACCTGTTGAAGCCGGTTACATGGCATTGGCGTACCGCTATGCTGCTGAACACGGTTACGATGTGCCAAAAGACGCTCACTTCTGGGCGGTTTGCGGTGACTCTGAATTCCGTGAAGGTTCCATGTACGAAGCGGTTCCGGATTTCTCTGAACGTGAGATCGGCAACCTGACCTGGATTCTGGATTACAACCGTCAGTCTTTGGATGGTCACCGTCTGGTGAACAACGCCATCCTGGGCGGTACGGATGCAGACCGTGTTGAAAGAACCATGGCAGCCAACGGCTGGGAAGTGATCCAGGTTCGTCACGGCGGCAAGCGTGAAGCTTTGTTCGCGAAAAAAGAAGGCGAAGCCTTCAAAAACTTCCTTGAAAAAGAACTGACGGACTATGACCTTCAGGCGTTGCTTTTGGTTCATGACCTGAAGCTGCTGAAAGACACTTTGGCCAAAGACTACCCGTCTCTTAAAAAGTTCCTGGCTGCGACGGCGGATCAGGATGTTTACGAAGCTCTTCGTGATTTCGGTGGACACGACATGATGTCCCTGGCGAAAGCCATGATGAAATCCAAAGAATCCAAGCGCAAGCCAACCATCATCATCGCTCACACCCTGAAAGGCTGGGGCCTGAAGGCGGCGGCTCAGCAGGGCAACCACTCTTCTCTTCCACACGAAGATGAAGTTGAAGAACTGCGCGCAAAACAAGGCATCACCGGCAATACACTTTATGCTCGCTTTGATGACAAATCCGTTGAAGGCAAATTCCTGGCTGCTCGTGGCGAGAAGATCTATGCTGACATCAAGGCTCAAAACGCCTTGAAAGCAAAAAACCAGGAATTCTTCCTGACCAAACTTGCTGAGTTCGGCGATATGCCATCTTCTTTGGAAATCAACACAAAGATGACAAGCTACCCGCACACACAGTGGATGCTGGGCCAATTGACTGCAAAACTGACTCGTATCTCCAACACTTCTTTGAATGAGTCTGAATTGAAAGCGGGCCAAAAAGCCCTGACGGACAATGAAAAACCATTCAAACTGCCAGGCGAGCTGTTCATCTCCATGGCTCCGGACGTGGGTACTTCGACGAACTTGAATCCAGCGATGGATGGCAAGATCTTCGGTGCTCAGGAAGTTCAGGACATCGAGGCAGAACTGGGCGTAAAAGACGGCAAACTTCCGGATCTGGTTCCTGGTGAAGACGTAACGGATCGTTTCCTGCGCTTTGAAATCGCGGAAGGCAACGTGATGTCCTGCGTGGGCGCATTCGGAAAAATGCGTGATATCGTGGGTGTGCCTATCATCCCATTGATGACGGTTTATGACTTCTTCCTGAAACGTGCATTGGATCAGTACTTCTACAACCTGTACTGGAAATCCTCTTTCATCTGCGTGGGTACTCCATCAGGTGTGACACTTTCTCCGGAAGGCGCTCAGCACGGCTGGAAATCCGACGTTCAAATCCCGAATCAGATCACTTGGGAGCCATACTTCTGCCAAGAACTTGACTGGATCATGGTGGACGCGATCCGCAGACACGTATTGAACGACAACGCCGGCCGCTCTGGTGTCTTGCTTCGTCTGGTGACTCGTGGTGCGGAACAAAAAGACTTCACAAAGTATCTTTCCAAACAAGCTCGTTTCAAAGTGGGTCTGGAAGGAAAACTGTCCCGCGCGGAATTCCCGGTTGCGGGTGCGGTGAACGAAGAGGAAGTGGCAGCAATGAGCGAAGCAGAAATGTTCGCCGTTGTTCGTGAAGAAGTGCTGAAAGGTGCTTACTTCCTGATTGATTACCGTGGTTACGCTGGCTACGAGCCGGGCGACAACGTGATCAACATCTTCGCAATGGGTGCTTTGGTGGCTGAAGCCATGAAAGCTTCTGAAGCTCTTCTGGCTCGTGGCATTTATGCCAACGTGATCGTGGTGACTTCATCTGATCTGTTGACTGGTATCCAGGCGCACGAAAACGATTACCACTATCTGCGCAACGAACTGGGCATCAACGCGGATCTTTATCTGAAAAAAGCAGAAGAGATCTCTTCCGGCGACCTGATCACGGTTGCGGGTCGTCGTATCCCGGTTGTCAGCGTTCATGACGGTGAAGCCGGTCTATTGGACAACTTGGGCTCTATCATTGGTGTTCGTCAGGAATGTCTTGCCGTTCGCAAGCACTCCAAGTGCGGTCGCCCTTCTGAGATCTTCAAGTATCACCACCTTGACGACGCTTCGATCGTTGAGGCTTGCGGCAAGGTTCTTTCTGAAACCGCTCTTGAAAAAGTCATGGTTTCTGAACAGGCATTGGGCGAAGCAAACCAAGCTTCCCACAAAGCCGCTCACTGGACTGATTTGTGGCCATCCGCAACTCACAGCCAGAAGCACTAA
- a CDS encoding class I SAM-dependent methyltransferase, producing MIFDPQNPFPLRPLTDYAYHEAQAHAALVDDWLGFQCLEVENQIRSLPKNAGEHQNWEHLSLQAFQTPYCEIHNILDLLQPQPGQHIVDLGCAYARMAFVLHRHYPGCSFTGFELEALRVHEAQRVYFHHTGKNLNALSQDLSATDFIPPAADIYFIFDFGNQRSVEKTLNDLKDLARRQSIIVVARGKLSRFCIHKDHPWLTAIQDPQHFAHFSIYRS from the coding sequence ATGATATTTGATCCGCAAAACCCTTTCCCCCTGAGACCCCTGACGGACTATGCCTATCACGAAGCTCAAGCCCATGCGGCTTTGGTGGATGACTGGCTGGGCTTTCAGTGCCTTGAGGTGGAAAATCAAATCCGCTCTCTGCCGAAAAATGCGGGCGAACATCAGAACTGGGAACACCTTTCGCTGCAGGCGTTTCAAACCCCGTACTGCGAAATTCACAACATTCTGGATCTTTTGCAGCCACAACCCGGTCAACATATCGTGGATCTGGGCTGCGCCTATGCGCGCATGGCCTTTGTTCTGCATCGCCATTATCCCGGATGCAGCTTCACCGGTTTTGAACTGGAAGCTTTGCGTGTGCATGAGGCCCAACGGGTTTATTTCCATCACACGGGAAAGAATCTGAATGCGCTATCACAGGATCTGTCGGCCACCGATTTTATTCCCCCGGCAGCGGATATTTATTTTATCTTTGATTTCGGCAATCAAAGATCCGTTGAGAAAACCCTGAACGACCTGAAAGACCTTGCCAGACGCCAGTCCATCATCGTGGTGGCCCGCGGAAAGCTGTCCCGATTCTGCATTCACAAGGATCACCCTTGGCTGACGGCCATTCAGGATCCCCAGCACTTCGCGCATTTTTCCATTTACCGTTCCTGA
- a CDS encoding SDR family oxidoreductase codes for MEFNLRERTALIVGPFNSTVQSLVMGLTQMGSDCVLLDFDNSASQRFCNQINDAREINPKFGRALGIKSPMKTADDIKDAVGSAAHSFGSVDLFIDAQAYNKPNRYKIGDSIDYLDDEIQHNFKSSVMLTHAVLNFLKNRKRGRILYLLNEIYPDPILAGSRGALVPFAQSLSKQVAEHNITVNVLKLGLTEEFILAMHPEAKSIKEAVETLKVKEPHLRITEPEKVTNTVTYLVSQFGAAVNGQVISLS; via the coding sequence ATGGAATTTAATTTGAGAGAACGAACGGCGCTTATTGTTGGACCTTTTAATTCAACCGTTCAAAGTCTGGTGATGGGTTTAACCCAAATGGGTTCTGACTGCGTCTTGCTGGATTTTGACAACAGTGCCAGTCAGCGTTTTTGCAATCAGATCAATGATGCCCGTGAAATCAATCCCAAGTTCGGTCGTGCGCTGGGAATCAAGTCCCCGATGAAGACTGCGGATGACATCAAAGACGCGGTGGGCTCGGCAGCTCACTCGTTTGGCAGTGTGGATCTGTTCATCGATGCCCAGGCCTACAACAAACCCAATCGTTATAAAATCGGTGACAGCATTGATTATCTGGATGATGAAATCCAGCATAACTTCAAATCTTCGGTGATGCTGACCCACGCGGTGCTAAACTTCCTGAAAAACCGTAAGCGCGGGCGTATTCTTTATCTTCTGAATGAAATATATCCGGACCCAATTCTTGCGGGTTCTCGTGGGGCGCTGGTCCCGTTTGCGCAAAGCCTTTCCAAGCAAGTGGCTGAACACAATATCACCGTGAATGTGCTGAAGCTGGGTTTGACCGAAGAATTCATTCTGGCCATGCACCCGGAAGCCAAATCCATCAAAGAAGCGGTTGAAACTTTAAAGGTGAAGGAACCGCACCTGCGCATCACGGAACCAGAGAAAGTCACCAACACCGTGACCTATCTGGTCAGCCAGTTTGGTGCGGCGGTGAACGGTCAGGTTATCTCTTTAAGTTAG
- a CDS encoding Bcr/CflA family multidrug efflux MFS transporter, with protein MQSSAKPNTPFALLILLLASLTAFGPLSIDMYLPAFPAIAENLNVPLSSVQMSLASFFIGLATGQIFYGPITDRFGRKKPLYVGLGIYALASLVCAFTKNVEMLIIFRFLQALGSCAGVVISRAIVRDLFTHQETARVFSLLMLVMGVAPILAPFFGGYISEFFGWRAIFALMVIISTSCIVMLAIFLPETHQPDQRVHIKDSLKNYMQIIKDRHFMGYALAGGAAQAGLFAYITGSSFVFINLFNIPAKSFGWVFGSNAIGLIACSQINARLLKRLSYDVILDKIFVVLGLLGVILAMAGIFNWGFWGLAIPLFLFIAALGMTFPNATAGAMATQRKAAGSASALLGTLQYGIAALSSAAVSRLHDGTTLPMCAMIGFCGVLALALHRLLVKKTT; from the coding sequence ATGCAATCTTCCGCCAAGCCCAACACTCCCTTTGCTTTATTGATTCTTCTGCTGGCCAGTCTGACTGCGTTCGGTCCACTTTCCATCGATATGTATCTGCCGGCGTTTCCGGCGATCGCAGAAAATCTGAATGTGCCTTTGTCTTCCGTGCAAATGTCGCTGGCGTCTTTCTTCATCGGTCTTGCCACCGGTCAGATTTTTTATGGCCCGATCACTGATCGTTTCGGGCGCAAAAAACCTTTGTACGTGGGTTTGGGGATTTACGCTTTGGCGTCTTTGGTCTGCGCCTTCACCAAGAATGTGGAGATGCTGATCATTTTCCGCTTCCTGCAAGCTTTGGGTTCCTGCGCCGGCGTGGTGATTTCCCGGGCGATCGTGCGTGATCTGTTCACTCACCAGGAAACCGCGCGCGTGTTTTCACTTTTGATGCTGGTGATGGGGGTTGCTCCGATTCTGGCTCCGTTCTTTGGCGGTTACATTTCTGAATTCTTCGGCTGGCGCGCCATCTTTGCTTTGATGGTGATTATCAGCACCTCCTGCATCGTGATGCTGGCCATCTTCCTTCCTGAGACACATCAGCCGGATCAACGGGTGCATATCAAAGACTCTTTGAAAAACTACATGCAAATTATCAAAGACCGCCACTTCATGGGATATGCCCTGGCGGGAGGCGCGGCCCAGGCGGGACTGTTTGCCTACATCACCGGCTCTTCGTTCGTGTTCATCAATCTTTTCAATATTCCGGCGAAAAGCTTTGGCTGGGTGTTTGGTTCCAACGCCATCGGCCTGATTGCGTGTTCACAAATCAATGCACGCCTGCTGAAACGCCTGAGTTATGACGTGATTCTGGATAAAATCTTTGTCGTTCTTGGATTGCTGGGTGTGATTCTGGCCATGGCCGGAATCTTTAACTGGGGCTTCTGGGGCCTTGCGATCCCGCTGTTCCTGTTCATTGCCGCGTTAGGCATGACGTTCCCCAACGCCACAGCCGGGGCTATGGCGACACAGAGAAAAGCGGCTGGCAGTGCTTCCGCCCTTTTGGGAACTTTGCAGTACGGAATTGCGGCACTGTCTTCCGCGGCGGTCAGTCGTTTGCATGACGGCACAACCTTGCCAATGTGTGCGATGATTGGATTCTGTGGTGTGCTGGCTTTGGCTCTGCACCGCCTGTTGGTGAAAAAAACCACCTGA